The following coding sequences lie in one Candidatus Eremiobacterota bacterium genomic window:
- a CDS encoding isocitrate dehydrogenase, whose protein sequence is MESFSSSLQREFILTTIVVLEGDQTGQELLLEALRVLDAPALGVRLHFERYDLSLDHRRRTSNQIVLDAAEALQRHGIGIKAATITPEVAGDVGSPNRILREAIGAAVIVRTGRKLPGVRPVAGIHAPISVVRMAVGDAYGAKEWRSGDGIDEIACRTETIERRICRYVAEYAFEHAAKLGATVFGGPKFTVSPIYEGMLKEEMDAAARRHPGVGYDPQLIDATYALLLSSSGDRPLVIPALNRDGDSLSDLVMQLFGSIAGAESLVLAFDANLKPSIVLSEAPHGTAPRLQGKNVANPLAMILAAAAALSYVPDPRAANASRWIYDAAIGALRDGVATADLGGQATTTEFTDAVIARLP, encoded by the coding sequence ATGGAATCTTTCTCTTCTTCGTTACAGCGGGAGTTCATTTTGACGACCATCGTCGTCCTCGAGGGCGATCAAACCGGCCAAGAGTTGCTGTTGGAAGCACTGCGCGTGCTCGACGCCCCCGCCCTCGGCGTTCGACTGCACTTCGAGCGTTACGATCTTTCATTGGATCATCGACGCCGAACCTCGAATCAGATCGTGCTCGATGCCGCCGAGGCGTTGCAGCGCCACGGCATCGGCATCAAAGCGGCAACGATTACGCCCGAAGTCGCGGGCGACGTCGGCTCGCCCAACCGCATCCTGCGCGAAGCGATCGGTGCTGCCGTTATCGTGCGCACCGGCCGAAAATTACCGGGCGTTCGGCCCGTCGCCGGAATCCACGCTCCCATTTCGGTCGTGCGCATGGCCGTCGGCGATGCCTATGGAGCCAAAGAATGGCGCAGCGGCGATGGGATCGACGAAATTGCCTGCCGCACCGAAACGATCGAGCGGCGTATCTGCCGTTACGTCGCCGAATACGCTTTCGAGCACGCGGCGAAGCTGGGCGCTACCGTCTTCGGCGGCCCGAAGTTTACCGTCAGCCCAATCTACGAAGGAATGCTCAAAGAGGAGATGGATGCGGCCGCGCGACGCCATCCCGGCGTCGGCTACGATCCGCAGCTCATCGACGCCACCTATGCGCTACTGCTCTCGTCGTCGGGCGACCGGCCGCTGGTGATTCCGGCGCTCAATCGCGACGGCGACTCGCTCTCCGACCTCGTGATGCAGCTCTTCGGCTCGATCGCAGGCGCCGAATCGCTCGTTTTAGCGTTCGATGCGAATTTGAAACCTTCGATCGTGCTCTCCGAGGCGCCGCACGGCACGGCACCCCGTTTGCAAGGAAAGAACGTTGCCAATCCACTTGCGATGATTCTCGCGGCGGCGGCCGCGCTATCGTACGTTCCCGATCCGCGCGCCGCGAACGCTTCCCGCTGGATCTACGATGCGGCGATCGGCGCGTTGCGCGACGGCGTCGCCACCGCCGACCTCGGCGGCCAGGCAACAACGACCGAGTTCACCGACGCGGTGATCGCTAGACTTCCATGA